The Ignavibacteriales bacterium genome has a window encoding:
- a CDS encoding DoxX family protein: MIEKYNAALKHLSKLKDFHLLAIRLILAYGFFNPAIMKWKNISSIAEWFGSIGIPLPGLNAYLSATTEMAGVILLTLGLANRIISIPLIFVMIVAIVTVHLSNGFESGSNGFEIPVYYILLLLVILIYGAGKFSVDYLLRKKMDKNTPT, encoded by the coding sequence ATGATTGAAAAATATAATGCAGCACTAAAACATTTATCTAAACTAAAAGATTTTCATTTATTAGCAATAAGATTAATTCTTGCTTATGGATTTTTTAATCCCGCAATAATGAAATGGAAAAATATTAGTTCAATTGCAGAATGGTTTGGAAGCATTGGAATTCCACTTCCTGGATTAAATGCTTATTTATCAGCAACTACAGAAATGGCGGGAGTAATTTTATTAACGTTAGGTTTAGCAAACAGAATAATTTCAATTCCATTAATCTTTGTTATGATTGTTGCAATTGTAACTGTCCATTTAAGCAATGGATTCGAATCCGGCAGCAATGGTTTTGAAATTCCGGTTTACTACATTTTACTATTACTTGTAATTTTAATTTATGGCGCAGGAAAATTTAGTGTAGACTATTTACTTCGTAAAAAGATGGATAAAAACACACCAACTTAG
- a CDS encoding sigma-70 family RNA polymerase sigma factor, translating into MDISHKLNPHDWVGKFSDELFGYAYIRCNDEETARDLIQDTFLSALKNLESFKGEISEKNWLYLILKNKIIDHYRKKSKTPLTRIEEESELDEFFNDAGHWKKEALPSQFNSTVENSNYSFEFYEILEKCKRKLNEIQLNLFAMKFLDEMESDEICKEMEITSSNYWVLIHRIKLKIRKCIEKLFYGKEQ; encoded by the coding sequence TTGGATATTTCTCACAAATTAAATCCTCACGACTGGGTAGGAAAATTCAGCGATGAGCTGTTCGGTTATGCTTATATTCGTTGTAACGATGAAGAAACTGCTCGTGATCTAATTCAGGATACATTCCTTTCTGCATTAAAAAATTTAGAATCATTTAAAGGCGAAATTTCTGAAAAGAACTGGCTTTACTTGATTTTAAAAAATAAAATTATAGATCATTACAGAAAAAAATCTAAAACTCCTCTTACAAGAATTGAAGAAGAATCAGAGCTTGATGAATTTTTTAACGATGCAGGTCATTGGAAAAAAGAAGCTTTACCCTCACAATTCAACAGTACAGTTGAAAACAGTAATTATTCCTTTGAATTTTATGAAATATTAGAAAAGTGTAAAAGGAAATTGAACGAAATTCAATTGAACTTATTTGCAATGAAATTTTTAGATGAAATGGAGTCAGATGAGATTTGTAAGGAAATGGAAATAACTTCGTCTAACTATTGGGTGCTTATCCACAGAATTAAGTTAAAGATAAGAAAGTGCATTGAAAAATTATTTTATGGAAAAGAACAGTAA
- a CDS encoding amino acid permease: MGDFHGFVSGWAYWVNNIFYVPTLLFYIIGFILYIGGSKTASFATNPFFMMSVSLALLWVITYLNIRGFGVGKWIQNLGASGTFITAITILVIGIITAFTRGASNDISISAIIPSLGNWQFLALLSIVCLNYVGLELGSVISDEIKKPEKNIQRAVMIAGASTVLLFLVVTSSLLIAIPYKEIGIIEGILQGIEHAASAIGFGWIVFPMAILMIMNAAGNTSAWLSGAARIPYVIGIDKYLPSSLGTVHPKYNTPHVALIVQGVASSFVIVIAAIGSSVGDMYLFLLQTTVVLQLIPYVYMFAALIKVRATYGNENAYFKNKVVTLAAGFIGGGMTIFGIAFAFVPTENVSSIFVYEIKLVLSCVGFIVPAIIFYYLNNRKVKLKEAAELVIRK; this comes from the coding sequence ATGGGGGATTTTCACGGTTTTGTTTCCGGATGGGCTTATTGGGTTAATAATATTTTTTATGTGCCAACTCTCCTTTTTTATATCATAGGATTTATTCTTTACATTGGAGGAAGTAAAACTGCCTCTTTTGCAACAAACCCATTCTTTATGATGAGTGTTTCTCTGGCCTTATTGTGGGTTATAACATATCTAAACATTCGTGGATTTGGCGTTGGAAAATGGATTCAAAACCTTGGTGCTTCCGGCACTTTTATCACGGCAATTACAATACTGGTTATTGGAATTATTACTGCTTTTACTCGCGGGGCATCAAATGATATTTCAATCTCTGCAATCATTCCCTCGTTAGGTAATTGGCAATTTCTTGCTTTACTCAGTATTGTATGTTTAAACTATGTTGGATTGGAACTTGGGTCTGTTATTTCTGATGAAATTAAGAAACCAGAAAAAAACATTCAACGAGCTGTGATGATTGCTGGAGCATCTACAGTGTTATTGTTTCTTGTTGTTACATCTTCACTACTTATTGCAATACCTTATAAAGAGATTGGAATTATAGAGGGGATTTTGCAAGGCATTGAGCATGCCGCAAGCGCAATTGGTTTTGGCTGGATTGTTTTTCCAATGGCAATACTTATGATAATGAATGCCGCAGGGAATACTTCTGCCTGGCTTTCGGGTGCTGCAAGAATACCATATGTGATCGGAATAGATAAATATCTTCCTTCATCACTGGGTACTGTGCATCCCAAGTATAATACACCTCATGTTGCTTTAATAGTGCAAGGAGTTGCATCAAGCTTTGTAATTGTTATTGCAGCAATTGGTTCCTCTGTTGGTGACATGTATTTGTTTCTACTTCAAACAACTGTTGTACTACAACTTATCCCATATGTTTATATGTTTGCGGCATTAATAAAAGTCCGTGCAACTTATGGTAATGAAAATGCATACTTTAAAAACAAAGTTGTAACTTTGGCTGCGGGATTTATCGGTGGTGGAATGACAATCTTTGGAATTGCATTTGCATTTGTCCCCACGGAAAATGTTTCATCAATTTTTGTATATGAAATAAAATTAGTTTTAAGTTGTGTCGGCTTTATTGTCCCTGCAATAATTTTTTACTACTTAAATAATAGAAAAGTAAAACTAAAAGAGGCTGCTGAATTAGTTATTAGAAAGTAA
- a CDS encoding sensor histidine kinase: MFDNLVDNSIKYSTNPLEINIKFKRNTKWAEIEFSDNGIGIPGEEIKKIFQKFHRIYDKDIPNVKGTGLGLFVVREIIKNHKGKIFAFSEGKGKGSKFKIDLPIYIDKKKSAKENKKDFKNE; this comes from the coding sequence GTGTTTGATAATCTTGTTGATAATTCTATAAAATATAGTACTAATCCATTAGAGATCAATATAAAATTTAAACGCAACACTAAATGGGCAGAAATAGAATTTTCAGACAACGGAATCGGAATTCCGGGTGAGGAAATAAAAAAAATCTTTCAGAAGTTTCATCGAATTTATGATAAGGACATACCTAATGTAAAAGGCACCGGTCTTGGTCTTTTCGTTGTTAGAGAAATAATAAAAAATCACAAAGGAAAAATTTTTGCGTTCAGCGAAGGAAAAGGTAAAGGTTCAAAGTTTAAAATAGATTTGCCAATCTATATCGATAAGAAAAAATCGGCGAAAGAAAATAAAAAGGATTTTAAGAATGAGTGA
- a CDS encoding putative DNA-binding domain-containing protein — MQLSNYTQTQQNNFANFCKTTELKQIDGLTENRIDHYRRLIYGVIDDSLRSTYPLTENLLEEDEWQYLVDNFIEKHNCQSPKIWQMPFEFYEFINENEFNVKIKYPHLIDLLLFEWKEIEIYMMEDLNDNVKNTSSEINESSNLIINNEHEIIELSYPVHLKSAKEISANDAGNYFVLIFRADDKVQFYDVAQVFVWFIHESSNNLKNISDVIEEAIKLNVQVEKEIIKQNLLSFISTMHTKGFILGFKNSEIKND; from the coding sequence ATGCAGCTTAGCAATTACACCCAAACTCAGCAAAATAATTTTGCAAATTTCTGCAAAACTACAGAACTGAAACAAATTGATGGCTTAACAGAAAACCGAATTGATCATTACAGAAGATTAATTTATGGTGTTATTGATGATAGTTTGCGATCAACCTATCCATTAACAGAAAATCTTTTAGAAGAGGATGAGTGGCAATATCTGGTTGATAATTTTATTGAAAAACATAATTGCCAATCACCCAAAATCTGGCAAATGCCTTTTGAGTTTTACGAATTTATTAATGAAAATGAATTTAATGTAAAAATAAAGTATCCTCACTTAATAGATTTATTACTTTTTGAATGGAAAGAAATTGAAATCTACATGATGGAAGATTTGAATGACAATGTTAAAAACACTTCATCAGAAATAAATGAGAGCAGCAACTTAATTATTAATAATGAACATGAGATAATAGAATTATCGTATCCTGTGCATTTAAAATCTGCAAAAGAAATATCCGCAAATGATGCAGGGAATTATTTTGTTTTGATATTTCGAGCAGATGACAAAGTACAGTTTTACGATGTTGCGCAGGTGTTTGTTTGGTTTATTCATGAATCATCAAACAATCTAAAAAACATTTCTGATGTGATTGAAGAAGCAATAAAATTAAATGTTCAAGTTGAAAAAGAAATTATAAAACAAAATCTTTTAAGCTTTATAAGTACAATGCACACAAAAGGATTTATACTAGGATTTAAAAACAGCGAGATTAAAAATGATTGA
- a CDS encoding amino acid permease encodes MNKQTPQLKRILGLSDLSFFLIAALVNLNSVPVVANAGPVALVLWVAGFFLFFIPQAIAVLEFSKRAPQEGGIYVWNKKAWGIFTVLFPDGLIGLIIFFMCQLSFFIS; translated from the coding sequence TTGAACAAACAAACTCCCCAGCTTAAACGCATACTTGGTTTATCTGATCTCTCCTTCTTTTTAATCGCAGCTTTAGTGAATTTAAATAGTGTTCCGGTTGTTGCAAATGCTGGTCCGGTTGCATTAGTGTTATGGGTTGCAGGATTTTTTCTTTTCTTTATTCCCCAAGCAATTGCTGTTCTAGAATTTTCAAAAAGAGCACCGCAAGAAGGTGGAATTTATGTATGGAATAAAAAAGCATGGGGGATTTTCACGGTTTTGTTTCCGGATGGGCTTATTGGGTTAATAATATTTTTTATGTGCCAACTCTCCTTTTTTATATCATAG
- a CDS encoding carbonic anhydrase encodes MNRLIPITSINDILPEYKDTPIGLLLEYHNLQREFENYSDAQLLVGMCMDNRKHLHMPDNFAFIIRTGGANLRYSEFKVSFAISVGGVKHIVLIAHSNCGMVNLASNKDLFIEKLSENGGWTKEQAEEHFNNYAPMFEINNEIDFILSETLRLRQRYPKAQIAPMYYKLEDNLLYMIKET; translated from the coding sequence ATGAACAGATTAATTCCTATCACTTCAATAAACGATATCTTGCCTGAGTATAAAGACACACCAATTGGTTTGCTGCTTGAATACCACAACCTACAGCGTGAGTTTGAAAATTATTCAGATGCACAATTGCTTGTTGGAATGTGTATGGATAATCGTAAGCATCTTCATATGCCTGATAACTTTGCTTTTATAATACGTACTGGCGGGGCAAATTTGCGTTATAGTGAATTTAAAGTTTCATTTGCTATCTCGGTGGGCGGTGTAAAACACATTGTACTTATTGCACACAGTAATTGCGGGATGGTAAATCTTGCTTCAAATAAAGATCTTTTTATAGAAAAGCTTTCAGAAAATGGCGGATGGACTAAAGAGCAAGCCGAAGAACATTTTAATAATTATGCACCGATGTTTGAAATCAATAATGAAATTGATTTTATTTTAAGTGAAACTTTAAGATTAAGACAGCGTTATCCAAAAGCGCAGATTGCCCCAATGTATTATAAATTGGAAGACAATCTGCTTTATATGATTAAAGAAACTTAA